A stretch of Gemmatimonadaceae bacterium DNA encodes these proteins:
- a CDS encoding efflux RND transporter periplasmic adaptor subunit, giving the protein MKKIIVSLIVIAVVIGGVFYFRSRAAAASVSYLYVPVTRGDIESTVSATGNMYATDSVQVGTQVSGIIDQLNATFNSRVHKGELIARLDTTVLRLAVDRAIAAEDQGSADLKQKGYALDQIKRLLATGAETESDYETALANFAMSKATLASDSVALRQARQNLNYAYIYSPIDGIVIKRTVDLGQTVAASFSAPELFLIAADLKDLQILAMVDEADIGQIHVGQPVDFTVEAYPDRTYHGTVGEVRLQSTVVDNVVDYPVLVRVANTDGTLFPGMTATINFQVSKATNVLKVANGALRFQPTAAMIAQFRAENATAGGADSLRAGGRRGDSNGRARGGFGGGARGGAGGRGAGGRGGAGGRGPSDVATLWYLKDGKLAVMRVHTGLTDGTETEISGPPDLKEGLQLIAAVTAGGSGAAPAASSNPFQPTTNGRGGRGGFGRGF; this is encoded by the coding sequence ATGAAGAAAATCATCGTGTCCCTGATCGTGATCGCCGTGGTGATCGGCGGCGTGTTCTACTTCCGGAGCCGGGCGGCGGCGGCCTCCGTTTCGTATCTCTACGTCCCGGTCACGCGCGGCGACATCGAATCGACGGTGAGCGCGACGGGCAACATGTACGCGACCGACTCCGTGCAGGTAGGCACGCAGGTGTCCGGAATCATCGATCAGTTGAACGCGACGTTCAACTCGCGCGTGCACAAAGGGGAGTTGATCGCGCGGCTGGATACCACGGTGCTCCGGTTGGCGGTTGACCGGGCGATCGCCGCGGAGGACCAGGGTTCTGCCGACCTCAAGCAGAAGGGATACGCGCTCGACCAGATCAAGCGGCTGCTGGCTACGGGTGCCGAGACGGAATCCGATTACGAGACGGCGCTCGCAAACTTTGCGATGTCCAAGGCCACGTTGGCGTCGGATTCGGTGGCGCTGCGCCAGGCGAGGCAGAATCTCAACTACGCCTACATCTACTCGCCGATCGACGGCATCGTGATCAAGCGGACGGTGGACCTGGGGCAGACGGTGGCGGCCAGCTTCTCGGCACCGGAACTGTTCCTGATTGCCGCCGACCTCAAGGATCTGCAGATCCTGGCCATGGTGGACGAGGCGGACATCGGCCAGATCCACGTGGGGCAGCCGGTGGACTTCACGGTGGAGGCGTATCCGGATCGCACGTATCATGGAACCGTCGGGGAAGTGCGGCTCCAGTCGACGGTGGTGGACAACGTCGTGGACTACCCCGTGCTGGTCCGGGTGGCGAACACCGACGGCACGCTGTTCCCCGGGATGACGGCGACCATCAATTTCCAAGTGTCCAAGGCGACCAACGTGCTCAAGGTGGCCAACGGGGCGTTGCGCTTCCAGCCCACGGCGGCCATGATCGCGCAGTTCCGCGCGGAGAATGCCACAGCGGGCGGCGCCGATTCGTTGCGGGCGGGCGGCCGTCGTGGGGATTCCAACGGGCGCGCGCGTGGAGGGTTTGGGGGTGGCGCACGCGGCGGAGCAGGGGGTCGTGGCGCCGGGGGCCGGGGTGGAGCGGGGGGGCGTGGCCCGTCGGACGTCGCGACGCTCTGGTACCTCAAGGATGGCAAGCTCGCCGTGATGCGCGTGCACACGGGTCTGACGGACGGAACGGAGACGGAGATCAGCGGACCGCCGGACCTCAAGGAAGGGCTGCAACTCATCGCCGCGGTGACGGCCGGTGGATCGGGCGCCGCACCCGCTGCATCGAGCAACCCGTTCCAGCCGACTACCAACGGTAGAGGCGGCCGCGGCGGATTCGGCCGGGGATTCTGA